CCTGGACCAGCGCCAGGTACCCAGCGTCTACCTGTCCGACAAGGATTCCGTGGTCGACAGCGTGGAAGCGGCCGACGTGCTGCGCTGGCTGCAGGCGGTGGCCAATCCGCTCGATGGGGCACTGGCGCGCGCTGCCTTTGCCACCCGCACCGCGGCGCTGCCGCTGGCCGAACTGGCGCGTTTGTCGTCCGACGAACTGGCGTGGGAAGAGCGCGTGGAGCAGCTCAAGGCCCTGCACGTGGTGTGGCAGCGCCAGGGCGTGCTGGCCATGCTGCGCCGGATGATCCACGAGCTGGGTCTGCCCGCATCGCTGCTGCACCAGGCCGGCGGCGAGCGGCGCCTGACCAACCTGCTGCATCTGGCCGACATCTTGCAGTCGGCCAGCGGCCAGCTGGACGGGGAACAGGCCCTGATCCGCTGGTTCGCCGAGCAGATCAGCGGCGACGGGGAGGGCGGCGAAGAGCGCGTGCTGCGCCTGGAGAGCGATGCAGAACTGGTCAAGGTGGTCACGGTCCACAAGTCCAAGGGCCTTGAGTACCCGCTGGTGTACCTGCCATTCGCCGTCACCGCGCGCAAGACCGAGCGCCGCAACCGCAGCTTTTTCGAGTATGTGGGCGCGGACGGCAAACGCTGCCTCGACCTGTCCCTGTCCGACAAGGCCAGGGACGCCGTGGAGCGCGCCCGGCTCGAGGAAGACCTGCGCCTGCTGTACGTGGCGCTCACGCGCGCGCGCCACTTCGTGTGGCTGGGTGTGGCGGCGCTGGACGGCCGCCTGCACGAATCGGCCCTTGGCTATCTGCTGGTGGGCGAGACGCAGGCCGCCGCCGCCGACCTGGGCGGGCACTGGGAACGGCTGCGCGCCGGAAAGGACGCTATCGGCCTGCACATGCTGCAGCACCCGCAAGCGGTCACGCAGCTGGCCCGCAATGAGCAACAGCTGCCGCTGGGCGCCGCCGCACGCTTTAGCGCACGCTTCGAGCGCAACTGGACGGTCGGCTCCTTTACCTCGCTCACGCGCCAGACCAGCGCCGCGCCCATGCACGCACAGGAAGAAACCCTGCTCGACGAAGATCTGGCGCCGCCGCTGCCGACGCCGCGCCTGGCCGACGAGGCGCCGTGGCACCGCTTTCCGCGCGGTTCCGTGCCCGGCAACTTCCTGCACGAACAGCTCGAGTGGATGGGGCAGGAAGGCTTTGCCATTGCCGATGACCCCAAATTCGACGAAAAGCTCGGCTTGCGCTGCGAGCGCGCCGGCTGGGGCCATCGCAAGGACGACGCCATCGCCTGGCTGCGCACGGTGGCCCTCACGCGCCTGCCGCACCTGGCCGCGCCCCTGTCCGGGATCGGCGCCGTGCTGCCGGAGATGGAATTCTGGTTTCCCAGCGAACGCCTGGATGTGGGCGCGCTCGACGCATTGTGCAGCGCGCGTCTGTTGGGTGGCGCGCCCCGTGGCGCGCTGCCCGAACGGGAACTGCACGGCATGCTCAAGGGCTTCGCCGACCTGGTGTTCGAGCATGACGGGCGGTTCTGGGTGCTGGACTACAAATCGAACGCACTGGGCGCCAATGATGCCGCCTATGGCACCGGGGCCATGGCCGCCGGGATGGCCGCGCACCGCTACGACATCCAGGGCGCCATCTACCAGCTGGCCCTGCACCGCCTGCTGCGCAGCCGCCTGGGCAGTGCCTACGATCCTGGCCGGCAGCTCGGTGGCGCCATCTTCATGTTCCTGCGCGGGATCGCCAATGTGCACACACGCGGCTGCTACCTGCTGGAGCCGGACCTGGTCCTGCTCGACGGCCTCGATGCATTGCTGGGCGGGGAGGGCGCATGAAGCCGGAAACCGTGAGTGAGGCGCTGTGGACGCAGGTGGCGGCGATGACGGAAGATGGTCACTTACGGCGCCTGTCGGGCACCTTTGCGCGCTTCGTGTCCACGCTGGGCGCAGCCACGCCGCCCCTGATGGTGGCGTGCGTGCTGCTGTCTGAACTGGAGGGGCGCGGGCATAGCTGCCTGATGCTCGACGAACTGGCCAGCGATCCCGCCACCCTCATGGGCTGGAGCGACGAGCAATGGTCGCAGCTGGCGCAGGCGGCAGGTACCTTGCCGAAGCATCTGAAAGGCTGGATTGCCCAATTGGGCGCCTGCGACCAGGTGTGGCAGGTGGGCGACTTTGACTTCGACGAGCCGCTGGTGCTCGATGGCGAACGTCTGTACCTGCGCCGCTACTGGCGCGACGAGACGCTGGTGGCGCAGGCGGTGCGCAGCCGCGCACGCGCGGTGCGCCCGGTCGATGCGCCAAAGGCGCGCGCCTGGCTCGACATCCTGTTCGCGTCCGAGCGCAAGAGCGAGCCGCCCGACTGGCAGAAATTCGCCTGTGCCATTGCCCTGCGCGGCGCGCTGGCCATCATCACTGGCGGCCCGGGAACGGGCAAAACCTATACCGTGGCGCGGCTGCTGGCGCTGCTGTTTGCCGTGGCCCCGGATGCGGCGCACCAGCGGGTGGCGCTGGCTGCCCCCACCGGCAAGGCGGCAGCGCGCCTGAAACAGTCGATCGACAAGGCCTTGAACGACCTGGCCGACAAGGTGGGCGAGGCACTGCCCCTGCGCGAACTGACCGCGCGCATGGGGGCGGCGCGCACGCTTCACAGCCTGCTCGGGGCCCGTCCCGACACCCGCTCCTTTGCCCATCATCGCGGCAATCCGCTCGATGTCGACGTGCTCATTGTCGACGAAGCGTCGATGGTGCACCTGGAAATGATGGCCGCGCTGCTCGACGCCCTGCCGCCGCACGCCACGCTGATCCTGCTCGGTGACAAGGATCAGCTGGCCTCGGTGGAAGCGGGCGCCGTGCTCGGAGACCTGTGCCGCGATGCCCAGAGCGGCCGCTACGACGCGGCCACCGTGGCCTATGCACTGGCTGCCAGCGGCGAAGCGATTGCCCCGCACTGGCACGGCGACGGCGGCGCGCTGGCCCAGCAAACCGTCATGCTGCGCCAGAGCCGGCGCTTCGGTGGGCCCATCGGCCAGCTGGCGCTGGCGGTCAACGCTGGCGACAGCGCGCGTGCCCACGAGATCCTGCGCGGCGGCGGCGAGGCGGTGCGCTGGATCGAGCACGCCCATCCGCACCATGTGGTGCAGCTGGCAGCCGAGGGTTACGCCCCCTGCCTGGAGCTGGTGGCAGCCGGCCCCGGGGCACTGCCTCACGACGCCTGGGTGGGCGCGGTGCTGCACAGGTTCGAGGCGTTCCGCGTGCTGTGCGCGGTGCGCGAGGGCGAGTGGGGCGTGACGGGCCTGAACGAGGTGATCGAGCAGCGGCTGGGCAGCATGGGACTGCTGCGCCGGCGCAGTGAATGGTATGTGGGGCGGCCCGTCATGATTACCCGTAATGACTACGGCACCCGCGTATTTAACGGCGACATTGGCCTGACGCTGCCCGATCCGGCGCGGCCAGGTGTTTTGCGGGTCTACTTCCTGGAAGGCGATGACGTGCGCAGCGTGCTTGCCACCCGCCTGCGCCATGTGGAGACGGCGTACGCCATGACGGTGCACAAGTCACAGGGATCGGAATTCCGGCACACGGTGCTGGTGCTGCCCAGGGAGCGGGGCGCCATGATCGCCCGCGAGCTCATTTATACCGGCATCACCCGCGCCAGTGAGCGCTTTACCCTGGTTTCCCCTGGCAGTGCGATCCTGGCAGAGGCGATTGCGCGCCGCACGCGGCGGGCCAGCGGCCTGCAGGACATGATCGGCGACAGCCAGGGTAGCTAAGGGGAGGGCGCCACGGGCCGGTGCCCATGGCGCCGGAGAGCTCAGGCGCTGCGGCGGCGCTGCTTGCTGGTTTTGGCCTTTTCGCGCGTGCGCAGGCCAGTCTTGATGATGGGCGCGTTTGGCCCGTTCAGGGAATGACGCGGGCGATGCCGCGAACGGACCTTGGCCACCTTGACCGGCTCGCCGGAAATGAAGCGGCGGATGCTGAGCGCGTCCATGATCCGGGTCGAGCTGGCCCTGGCATTGAGCAGAACCAGCGTGGCATTCTTGCCGGCCGACTTGATGCGCATGATCAGGCACTTGCCTGCTTCGTCCGTATAACCGGTCTTGGACAGGCCAATTTCCCAACCGTTTGCCCCCACCAGGCGGTTGGTATTGCGGTATTCCACATTGCGCCCGCTGATGTTGATCAGGTCGCTCGTTTCCGTCGTCATCTGGGCAATTTCAGGATACGTCGACGCGGCAGCGGCCATCTTCACCAGGTCCTGGGCCGTGGACTTGTTGTTCGGCGACAGGCCGGTGGGTTCCTCAATCACCGTGCTGAGCATGTTCAGCGCCGCAATCTTGGCGCGCACAGCAGCCTTGAAGCCTTCCGGGCCGCCCTGGAAAGTGCGGGCCAGCGAGGCGGCCGCGCGGTTATCGGACGACATCAGGGCCAGGCGCAGCACATCGGCACGGCTGATGCGGGCACCGACCGGCACCCGCGAGGAACTGTGCTTGACCACGTCCACATCGCTGCGGTCGATGGCAATCAATTCATTCATATCCTGGCCGGCATCGATCACCACCATTGCCGTCATCAGCTTGGTGAGCGAGGCAATGGATACGACCTGGTCTGCATTCTTCTCGAGCAGCACCTTGCCGGTGCTGTCTTCGATCACCAGCACCGAGTGCGAGCCAAACGGCAATGCCAACGCGGCACTGGCGGTGATGGACATCACTACGGCAGCGAGCAGTCTCTTCATTTTGGGGATCCCTTGTTGCAAAGCGTTCAATGCGAGTGCCGCGGAACAGCGCGACCCTGTAGGCATGAGCGTGGTATGGCTCTAAAGCAACTACTTAAGGGTTGAAGATAGCACTATCAGAGAAATGTGTCTATGGCGCACGAGAGCAAACTCGGCAGAAGCGCAAAAAATACTGGATAAAGGCGTGCAGATGAGCACTAATTTTCGCTTTTACAAGATTTTAGTCCCGATTTCGCCCGTGGAAGCACGCCTTTGCGACGCGATTCACGGTGAATGTATGCATGGCTTACAATGGAGGAAGCATGCTGGTCTCCATGGAACTATTCTTGGTGCAAGCGGCAGGCAGGAGTGACTGGTGATGGCGCAATACAACGCCTGGCGCCGGGCTTTATTTTATAGTCGCGGCTGGAATTTTTTTAGCAGCAACACGTTTTACTTGCCGTTATGATGATGAATGATTCGCAGAAGCTTATCGAGATCCGTCCAGCCCTGGCACAAGATGCAGGGGCCGCCTGTCTGGTCTTGCGCCGCTCCATCACGGAGTGCTGCGTGGCCGATCACTGCGGCCAGGCCGGCATTCTCGACGGCTGGCTCGGCAACAAGACCGCCGACAATGTCGCCAGCTGGATTGCCTCTCCCAGCAATTACACGCTGGTTGCCGTGCGCGAGGGTGAAGTGGTGGGCGTGTCGCTGCTGACCCAGGCCGGCAAATTATCGCTTTGCTACCTGCTCCCCGAAGCACTGCACCAGGGTGTTGGCAAGGCCATGCTGCAGGCGGTCGAGCGCCAGGCACGGTCCTGGGGCATCAGTGTCCTGCGCCTGCACAGCACGGCCACGGCCCGCGATTTTTATCTGCGCAATGGCTACATATCCGCAGGCAAGGAAAAGTCGTGCTACGGGGTGGAATGCGACTTCCTGTGGAAAAAACTCAACGCCGATCCTGCCGACGACGGTAACAAGCCACGGCGATTCTGTAACTGTAGTGCGCAATAGCCGGGCCTTGCGTTATAGTAGCGGCCACTGATCACCGCAATTGTCCCTATGCTTACGCGCAGAAAATTTCTCCAAAAAAGTTTGTCCACGGCTGGCGTGATCGCCGTGCCCATGATCGGTCTCGGCAGCGTCCAGACGGCCGCGGCTGCCCAACCGGGCGCGCCCGGCGTGGCCATGGAGCCACCACCTGACCTGTTCGACGCCCAGGTCCTGGACCTGGAATTCTGGATCAAGCCGCGCACCCTGACCGTCACCCGCCCCCAGAGCGGCGAGCGGGCTTCGGTCCTGTACTGGAAAGATGGCGAGATCATCGACTCGGCCTATCAGGAACTGTGCCATCTGCTACGCGATGTCAATGGCAAGGAAACGGCGCCGATTGACCCCAAGCTGTTCGAGACGCTATGGGGTACCCAGGCGTTCATTGCCCGCTACGGCATCGTGGAGCCGCTGGAAATCCTGTCTGGCTACCGTACGGAAAAGAGCAACAAGAACCTGATCGAGCAGGGCGTACCGGCCGCGCGCCAGTCGCTGCACCTCAAGGGCAAGGCGGCCGACATCCGCATCGCGAACCTGAACGCCGAAGTTTTGGGCGGCCTGGTGCGCAGCTTCCGCCAGGGCGGGGTGGGCTACTACTACCGCCAGGGACCGCGCGGCGGCTGGATTCATGCCGATACGGGCCTGCAGCGCAGCTGGAAAGGCTGACCCGGCGCTGTTTGCAGGACGCTAAGCGTAGGGTTTGAAGGGAACTTCGCTTTCGCGCAGGTGCGCAAGGCCGTTGCGGTCGGTAGGGCGGTCCCACCAGATGTACCAGCCGCGGCGCTGGTCTTCCTCCACCTCGGGATGGCGGGCCAGGAAGTCCTCCATGAATTGTTCAAAATCAGAAACGTATGCGAATGCCTGCGGCCGCTGGGCCCCAGGCGGTGTGCTGGTGCGCATGCTGTCACCTCCTGTCTGTTCGACCTGGCGTGTGGCCATTGGTTCCCTCCCTCGTGTCGATGCCGCGAATATGCCGTAACATACTGCGCGTATCCGCACTATTTTTCAGGAATCAATGAATACCGAAGCACCCAAAGTGGCCGCCCCGGCGCCACGCTTTCGCCCCCGCCCATGGACGGCGCTACTCACCGTCCAGGATGTCGAGATCTGGATTGATGAACATAACCGCAGCCTGATGGAGCACATCGGTCCGCAGGAAACGGGCGTGGGCGTGTGCTTTACGCTCGCCGGCGGCGGCGACATCTACATGCAGACCACGGCCGATGCCGTCATCCTGGACGTCGAGGCCGACGCCCAATGGGTGGCGCCCCTCATCATGGCCGCCACAGGCAGCGCGATGCCGGCCGGCCAGGTGTGGATCCTGCCCGACGACAAACTGGTGCAACTGATTGTCGGCTTGTCGAGCCTGGTTGCCAGCACCACCCTGGTGGCCGGCCACAACTTTACCGGGCGCGTCAACAAGCTGCCCTTGCGCCGCTGACCGAGGAAGGCAACAATCCCGTTCGCACCCCATGCTGCCGAGAACCAGTGCGGCCGCTGTCACAGCAAGGCCAGGCAGTGTGGGGAATAAGCAGTGTCGATTCAGCGGAAAGTGTCAGCCTGGAACAGCCGGGATCTGGTCTTTACGCTCGTGCTCGTCACCGCTGACCACCACCGCGAGGGTGCCAAACACGTCTCCATCGCCATCGGCCCATGCGGCCAGATCGGTACGAATCTCCGGTTCGTCGATGTTGAGCTCACTGGTGAGCAGCGTCTGCAGGAATGGGGCCCAGTCCGCAAGGCGCACATTCAGCTGAAACACGATCAGCTTGTTGGAGAAACGCTGAATATCGGCGACCATTGCGCCTGCATCGCCGAGTCGCAGGCGCGCCAGTTGCATTGTATCGGCCATCGAGAGGCGTGAATACGCGGTCAGTTGAAATGCAGGGATATGACTGCGTGACATATGTGTCCTCTTGAGTGCTGCGGCGCGTTTTGACTCCTGCACTGCCGAAGCGAGGCAGACGTAATGCTAACACGGCCCAGCGATGCCACATCTTGCAGACGACGCATTCGCATATTGAACGTGGCAAGGCTGGGCGGAAACTGACGGACGCATCCATGGGCGATATTCCTGGATGCCCATCGCCTGCCAGAGCACGTGACCCGGGCGTACCTGACTGGTCTGCGCACTGAGGGATACAACGACGCATCGTCGCATAAAGCCAACCGGCGCCGTTGTTTCGGTGCCTGACGCACTTGCCCTATCA
This region of Massilia sp. PAMC28688 genomic DNA includes:
- the recB gene encoding exodeoxyribonuclease V subunit beta; amino-acid sequence: MSELLDALRFPLHGSRLIEASAGTGKTWTIAALYLRLVLGHGGDAAFGRPLMPSEILVMTFTRAATRELSNRVRERLIEAAAYFRGELAHDDPLLSELSSACHSDADRRMAAHRLQGAADTMDEAAIFTIDAWCQRMLREHAFDSGSLFDEELISDERALLEDAAHDYWRQNVYPLDAAALRTLLACWPDVVTLKRKVRDLVPRAATFGQVPDESLAALMDRVAAEQKAILAPLKQGWHARADAMEAWIAQQREANPDCFHKAWMAPKSVSEWLAALRTWALDETMHMPELSDSAWGRLTPEGIRKATRKGLELALPDCFDVTAALRLALETVDPVEHALHRHAACSIARRMAQLKARGRLFGFADMLQRLKAALEGPNGEALRQRITDQYPVAMVDEFQDTSPDQYRIFDLLYRVADNDRALGLFLIGDPKQSIYGFRGADIHSYLDARRATAGRHYQLGTNYRATAALVDAVNHLFLNAEGDGARPGFASGAFRFRQGDDNPLPFEPVAAKGRPEQLVGVDGAYQAMAVCCTGRDDLKADDYRNFFAHHCAEHIVGLLNDPAVGFRHDQALRRLVPADIAILVRDRKEALAIRRALDQRQVPSVYLSDKDSVVDSVEAADVLRWLQAVANPLDGALARAAFATRTAALPLAELARLSSDELAWEERVEQLKALHVVWQRQGVLAMLRRMIHELGLPASLLHQAGGERRLTNLLHLADILQSASGQLDGEQALIRWFAEQISGDGEGGEERVLRLESDAELVKVVTVHKSKGLEYPLVYLPFAVTARKTERRNRSFFEYVGADGKRCLDLSLSDKARDAVERARLEEDLRLLYVALTRARHFVWLGVAALDGRLHESALGYLLVGETQAAAADLGGHWERLRAGKDAIGLHMLQHPQAVTQLARNEQQLPLGAAARFSARFERNWTVGSFTSLTRQTSAAPMHAQEETLLDEDLAPPLPTPRLADEAPWHRFPRGSVPGNFLHEQLEWMGQEGFAIADDPKFDEKLGLRCERAGWGHRKDDAIAWLRTVALTRLPHLAAPLSGIGAVLPEMEFWFPSERLDVGALDALCSARLLGGAPRGALPERELHGMLKGFADLVFEHDGRFWVLDYKSNALGANDAAYGTGAMAAGMAAHRYDIQGAIYQLALHRLLRSRLGSAYDPGRQLGGAIFMFLRGIANVHTRGCYLLEPDLVLLDGLDALLGGEGA
- the recD gene encoding exodeoxyribonuclease V subunit alpha, which encodes MKPETVSEALWTQVAAMTEDGHLRRLSGTFARFVSTLGAATPPLMVACVLLSELEGRGHSCLMLDELASDPATLMGWSDEQWSQLAQAAGTLPKHLKGWIAQLGACDQVWQVGDFDFDEPLVLDGERLYLRRYWRDETLVAQAVRSRARAVRPVDAPKARAWLDILFASERKSEPPDWQKFACAIALRGALAIITGGPGTGKTYTVARLLALLFAVAPDAAHQRVALAAPTGKAAARLKQSIDKALNDLADKVGEALPLRELTARMGAARTLHSLLGARPDTRSFAHHRGNPLDVDVLIVDEASMVHLEMMAALLDALPPHATLILLGDKDQLASVEAGAVLGDLCRDAQSGRYDAATVAYALAASGEAIAPHWHGDGGALAQQTVMLRQSRRFGGPIGQLALAVNAGDSARAHEILRGGGEAVRWIEHAHPHHVVQLAAEGYAPCLELVAAGPGALPHDAWVGAVLHRFEAFRVLCAVREGEWGVTGLNEVIEQRLGSMGLLRRRSEWYVGRPVMITRNDYGTRVFNGDIGLTLPDPARPGVLRVYFLEGDDVRSVLATRLRHVETAYAMTVHKSQGSEFRHTVLVLPRERGAMIARELIYTGITRASERFTLVSPGSAILAEAIARRTRRASGLQDMIGDSQGS
- a CDS encoding serine hydrolase; amino-acid sequence: MKRLLAAVVMSITASAALALPFGSHSVLVIEDSTGKVLLEKNADQVVSIASLTKLMTAMVVIDAGQDMNELIAIDRSDVDVVKHSSSRVPVGARISRADVLRLALMSSDNRAAASLARTFQGGPEGFKAAVRAKIAALNMLSTVIEEPTGLSPNNKSTAQDLVKMAAAASTYPEIAQMTTETSDLINISGRNVEYRNTNRLVGANGWEIGLSKTGYTDEAGKCLIMRIKSAGKNATLVLLNARASSTRIMDALSIRRFISGEPVKVAKVRSRHRPRHSLNGPNAPIIKTGLRTREKAKTSKQRRRSA
- a CDS encoding GNAT family N-acetyltransferase, producing MNDSQKLIEIRPALAQDAGAACLVLRRSITECCVADHCGQAGILDGWLGNKTADNVASWIASPSNYTLVAVREGEVVGVSLLTQAGKLSLCYLLPEALHQGVGKAMLQAVERQARSWGISVLRLHSTATARDFYLRNGYISAGKEKSCYGVECDFLWKKLNADPADDGNKPRRFCNCSAQ
- a CDS encoding DUF882 domain-containing protein, whose translation is MEPPPDLFDAQVLDLEFWIKPRTLTVTRPQSGERASVLYWKDGEIIDSAYQELCHLLRDVNGKETAPIDPKLFETLWGTQAFIARYGIVEPLEILSGYRTEKSNKNLIEQGVPAARQSLHLKGKAADIRIANLNAEVLGGLVRSFRQGGVGYYYRQGPRGGWIHADTGLQRSWKG
- a CDS encoding DUF3460 family protein, which gives rise to MATRQVEQTGGDSMRTSTPPGAQRPQAFAYVSDFEQFMEDFLARHPEVEEDQRRGWYIWWDRPTDRNGLAHLRESEVPFKPYA